In Schizosaccharomyces osmophilus chromosome 2, complete sequence, the following proteins share a genomic window:
- the prl65 gene encoding tudor domain superfamily protein — MTKYQKGSKVEYHPIGGSTGTSTSTGTILQVKDDTGSDETRYEIQNDHTQKTATYKERNISRVLD, encoded by the exons ATGACCAAATATCAAAAGGGAAGCAAAGTTGAATACCATCCT ATTGGTGGTTCTACCGGAACTAGTACTTCTACCGGTACCATTCTACAAGTCAAGGATGACACCGGCAGTGATGAAACCCGCtatgaaattcaaaatgatCATACACAAAAGACCGCTACGTACAAAGAGCGCAACATCTCTCGCGTATTGGATTAA
- the pmc3 gene encoding mediator complex subunit Med27 — protein sequence MEHEKQKQALTDKLDTVNQLYRKLAELRTTCPTLLKLLHPEIGTSQKFQHKAQEAIASVEGFKSDLAYNQPLFRYVTESFANNQAQLLPTYPPQEKDINAVQTSKGELENKKVDKQEEPYQNPKVPEKLEVVLNSFENSISSSHSSVSDLKPDSFSLEVSTGLKFHVSLQSNADYKASCIFGKFEPIMFSINRYNHFEMPLFLLLPLLLDYSNLYLKPCQFCKKIISPINLELPFVRKYDSENSKHALLTFHYECALSK from the exons ATGGAAcacgaaaaacaaaagcaggCCTTAACAGACAAGTTGGATACAGTCAACCAGCTTTATCGAAAG TTAGCAGAGTTACGGACCACTTGTCCAACGCTGCTGAAATTACTACATCCGGAAATAGGCACTA GTCAAAAATTTCAGCATAAAGCTCAAGAAGCGATTGCTAGTGTTGAAGGATTTAAGAGTGATTTGGCCTACAATCAGC CGTTATTTCGATATGTGACCGAATCTTTTGCAAACAATCAAGCGCAACTATTGCCTACTTATCCCCCGCAAGAGAAAGACATTAACGCAGTTCAAACATCCAAAGGAGaattggaaaataaaaaagttgacaaacaagaagaacCTTATCAAAATCCTAAAGTTCCGGAAAAGTTGGAAGTTGTACTCAATAGTTTCGAAAACAGCATATCTTCCTCGCATTCATCTGTCTCTGACCTGAAGCCcgattctttttcgttgGAAGTTTCCACTGGACTTAAATTTCACGTTAGTTTACAATCCAATGCTGATTATAAAGCGTCATGTATATTTGGTAAATTCGAACCGATAATGTTCTCTATTAATCGCTATAACCACTTTGAAATGCccttgtttcttcttctt cctcttcttcttgattATTCCAACCTCTACTTGAAACCTTGtcaattttgcaaaaaaataatttctCCTATCAATTTAGAACTTCCTTTTGTAAGGAAGTACGATTCCGAGAACAGCAAACATGCTCTTCTCACTTTTCATTATGAATGTGCACTCTCAAAATAA
- the pbr1 gene encoding ER oxidoreductase Pbr1, implicated in lipid metabolism encodes MPIPFVAHAVQFNYDHVVLYWKTYLKVFFTLAAIGGFKFWTMGRSTTWERKMNGMVVIVTGGTSGIGKRVVEKLALLGAHVVILLRSEPDQFTVDLIMDLRNRSNNQFIYSEVCDLSSMLSVRKFATKWIDASPIRRLDMIILCSGLSLPPYVDRQVTAEGVELQWATNFLGPYQLMRIMRPVLYGQPGHRDVRIIAATCSSYVLGDIKFDDLALDNHPYPRSSPWKVVGNAKLALMTYLYDFQKKAQNHERPDNMPCNIHTVMVNPGVVRTPGFRRFISLGRVWGLLLYLLLWPFWWLIIKGALKGAQSFFHAICSPEFGATTEYLLVNECTMIEPSRKEIQDPEYAEKLIKAADAQIDEIEKQYKKKGASKTSKK; translated from the coding sequence ATGCCTATTCCTTTTGTAGCACATGCCGTGCAATTTAATTACGATCATGTAGTTTTGTACTGGAAGACGTATCTAAAGGTCTTCTTTACTTTGGCTGCAATAGGCGgcttcaaattttggaCTATGGGTCGCTCTACGACCTGGGAGAGAAAGATGAATGGAATGGTTGTGATTGTTACAGGAGGAACTTCTGGAATAGGAAAACGAGTGGTAGAAAAGCTTGCTTTACTAGGAGCGCATGTTGTAATTTTGCTTCGCTCAGAGCCCGATCAATTTACAGTAGATTTGATTATGGATCTCCGAAATCGTTCAAACAatcaatttatttattcgGAAGTATGTGACTTGAGCTCCATGCTTTCCGTCAGAAAATTCGCTACGAAATGGATTGACGCTTCTCCCATTCGAAGACTCGACATGATCATCTTGTGCTCAGGCTTGTCTCTGCCTCCGTACGTCGATCGCCAAGTTACTGCGGAAGGTGTTGAGTTACAGTGGGCAACCAACTTTCTAGGCCCTTACCAACTAATGCGCATTATGCGTCCTGTCTTATATGGTCAACCCGGCCACAGGGACGTACGTATTATCGCTGCAACGTGCTCATCCTACGTTTTGGGTGACATAAAGTTTGATGATCTTGCTTTAGATAATCACCCATACCCTCGATCGAGTCCCTGGAAGGTTGTGGGAAATGCTAAGCTTGCCCTTATGACTTATCTTTACgactttcaaaagaaggcACAAAACCACGAACGACCTGACAACATGCCTTGTAATATTCATACTGTAATGGTGAATCCAGGCGTAGTACGTACTCCCGGATTTCGGCGATTCATCTCTTTAGGTCGTGTCTGGGGATTACTCCTATACTTGCTTCTTTGGCCATTTTGGTGGCTGATTATAAAGGGCGCTCTGAAGGGTGcacaatctttttttcatgcAATCTGTAGTCCGGAATTCGGTGCCACTACTGAGTACTTGCTCGTTAATGAATGCACAATGATAGAACCTTCACGAAAGGAAATTCAAGATCCAGAATATGCAGAGAAATTAATCAAAGCTGCTGATGCCcaaattgatgaaattgaaaagcaatacaagaagaaaggagcttcaaaaacaagcaaaaagtAA
- the imp4 gene encoding U3 snoRNP-associated protein Imp4: MLRRAARERRQFIYKRNKDLQEAKLNEKRRSLRHAIDNNKELNKDLQQDTQLQKDYQYDESKAAQDEELGIDDEYYSLGEREPRVLVTTSRDPSSRLAQFAKEMRLLIPNSFRLNRGNIVVGSLVEAARANDITDIVLLHEHRGIPDSMVISHLPYGPTVSFSLHNVVLRHDIPNTGTMSEAYPHLILENLTSKLGERVKKVLSSLFPPDPKETSPRVVTFSNSDDYISFRHHLYAKTGPKQVILSEAGPRFEMRLYEIRLGTLDMLEADVEWRLKPYQRHKRQVLAE, translated from the coding sequence ATGCTTCGTCGTGCAGCAAGAGAAAGGCGTCagtttatttataaaagaaataaagatCTTCAAGAAGCCAagttgaatgaaaaaagacgCTCATTGAGACATGCTATAGATAACAACAAGGAACTCAATAAGGATCTTCAACAAGACACTCAATTGCAGAAAGATTACCAATACgatgaaagcaaagcagCTCAGGATGAAGAATTAGGAATTGACGATGAATATTACAGTCTGGGTGAACGGGAACCAAGAGTCTTGGTCACCACAAGTCGTGACCCGTCGTCGCGTCTGGCCCAATTCGCCAAGGAAATGCGTCTGTTGATTCCCAATTCATTCCGTTTAAATCGTGGTAATATTGTTGTAGGGAGTTTGGTGGAGGCTGCTCGTGCCAACGACATCACTGACATTGTCCTTTTGCATGAACATCGAGGTATCCCAGACAGCATGGTCATCTCACATCTTCCTTATGGTCCTACcgtttctttctctcttcATAATGTCGTTCTTCGCCACGACATCCCCAATACGGGTACAATGTCTGAAGCTTATCCTCATTTAATCCTTGAAAACTTAACCTCAAAGCTGGGCGAACGTGTCAAAAAGGTTTTGTCCTCTCTATTTCCCCCGGATCCTAAAGAAACTTCGCCAAGAGTCGTtactttttccaattccGACGACTATATTAGTTTCCGCCATCACTTGTACGCGAAGACCGGCCCGAAACAAGTAATTCTTTCAGAGGCAGGTCCCCGTTTTGAGATGCGCTTGTACGAAATTCGATTGGGTACTTTGGACATGCTCGAGGCCGATGTTGAATGGAGACTCAAGCCTTATCAACGCCATAAGCGTCAAGTTTTAGCCGAGTAA
- the sam50 gene encoding mitochondrial sorting and assembly machinery complex subunit Sam50, with the protein MSAESSQESVPPRNVPPIDRESIQSARETLRSLSEILTENSTLPVGISSIRVAGAYNTRAGFLQKALQSCVDPSAKTIKSMPLLDTLNNIQETTGKLMAFGIYDSANIKIDRASSAISGENDLDVIIQVKEKPRLFFETGTDVGNVEGNVHANVLARNVFGGAEFLSGNVSYGTRNRATMSAKFETPVNASPATHFRVLGYSNVRDNKAISSHELITRGLSLSLQHQDRFRGLHELSQNFFWRRVTHLSEYASPSIRLQAGDTIKQSLAYSYMVDTRDHPTLPSRGNYVRALMELAGLGPVSGDARFLKSELWHQYAFSLNRTRSVTLAVSSRLGAMKPLDESPTLLCDRFTLGGSTSMRGFSEDRLGPKDGKDSLGGTAYLALSTSLLFPLPKLDASKPFRLQVFANAGGLTNLDAKNPLNTYKSILMHPCVSTGLGLVYASPAARFELNFTLPIAVTGGDVGRKGLQLGAGIEFM; encoded by the exons ATGAGTGCTGAGTCAAGCCAGGAATCAGTACCACCTAGAAATGTTCCTCCTATTGACAGGGAGAGTATTCAGTCAGCGAGAGAGACATTGAGAAGCCTTTCTGAAATT TTGACGGAAAACAGCACTCTGCCGGTGGGAATTTCGAGTATACGAGTGGCAGGAGCGTACAATACTCGAGCAggatttcttcaaaaagcgTTACAATCATGTGTTGATCCATCCGCGAAAACTATAAAGAGTATGCCCCTTCTGGATACTCTCAACAATATTCAAGAAACAACGGGGAAGTTAATGGCCTTTGGCATTTATGACAGTGCCAACATTAAAATCGATCGCGCCTCATCCGCTATTTCTGGAGAAAATGATCTGGACGTTATTATTCaagtgaaagaaaagccCCGATTATTCTTTGAAACAGGAACCGATGTAGGCAATGTAGAAGGAAATGTTCACGCCAACGTTTTGGCAAGAAATGTTTTCGGTGGTGCAGAGTTCCTATCTGGAAACGTCTCGTATGGTACTCGAAACCGTGCTACGATGTCAGCTAAGTTTGAAACTCCCGTAAATGCAAGCCCGGCAACTCACTTTCGTGTTCTCGGTTATAGCAATGTTCGTGATAATAAGGCCATCTCAAGTCACGAATTGATTACCAGAGGTTTGTCGCTAAGCTTGCAGCATCAAGATCGTTTTCGTGGTTTGCATGAGCTTTcgcaaaactttttttggaGACGAGTTACTCATTTGAGTGAATATGCTTCTCCTAGTATTCGGTTACAAGCGGGTGATACTATAAAACAATCCCTTGCTTATTCTTACATGGTGGATACACGGGACCACCCAACCCTTCCCTCAAGAGGTAACTATGTCCGCGCTTTGATGGAACTTGCCGGACTAGGGCCAGTTTCTGGGGATGCCagatttttaaaatctGAACTTTGGCATCAGTATGCCTTTTCCTTGAACCGTACACGATCTGTTACCCTTGCCGTTTCCAGTCGCCTTGGCGCCATGAAGCCTTTAGACGAGTCACCTACTCTTTTATGTGATCGTTTCACGCTGGGCGGATCTACAAGTATGAGAGGGTTCTCTGAGGACCGCCTCGGACCAAAAGACGGAAAGGATTCCCTCGGCGGTACAGCTTATTTGGCACTCTCTACGAGTTTGTTGTTCCCCTTACCTAAACTGGATGCTTCAAAGCCCTTCCGATTACAGGTTTTCGCTAATGCTGGTGGTTTAACCAACTTGGATGCTAAAAATCCCTTGAACACTTACAAATCAATTCTCATGCATCCTTGCGTATCAACGGGTTTGGGACTTGTTTACGCATCACCCGCTGCTCgttttgaattgaattttaCACTCCCCATCGCGGTTACTGGTGGCGATGTAGGCCGTAAAGGTCTTCAATTAGGAGCAGGCATTGAGTTTATGTGA
- the sst4 gene encoding sorting receptor for ubiquitinated membrane protein, ESCRT 0 complex subunit Sst4 produces MSRWWNSNSEFAVDVEKATSETLPAGAEEIALNLDISDKIRSKSIDAKAAMRILKSRIDHSNPNVQLLALKLCDTCLKNGGSSFVNEVASREFMDNLVSILRSPSGVDEEVERAILFYIQSWALAVPEKNFSMRYIVDVYEQLQEDKYSFPEPPQAISSSFLDTSTPPEWTDSQVCLRCRTTFTFTNRKHHCRNCGGIFCNECSSKTVVLPQLGINVPVRVCESCFSLKNRPTEQAKPSRERGSNVDREGVSRKSKKSQPKTQSSAPNKEDEDLKRAIQLSLKESETNPGRSSAFETKPPKTDSYVRGPPEDEDEELKRAIEISLQEAKATNVPKQQKEVNIPSQTNSLPYSYPTIPSHTVSTTLRGSPFTSPSKPQGSTTMISNADADNITLYATLVEKLKKSPPGSIFTEYQLQELHENMGYMRTTMMRSLGETISKYNKLLQAFQKLQTCMRLNDALLDQRLSSAYRLHPSGPSFDLPQSILSSSRNEVPFKADQSIPCPLPQNPSVPKTVVDEDAPKDISNETRTSVPSPEPISNYYELDTDVPTEKMENIKLHEPKQEENNGHENIDDAINYYNVEPVDSFEDDITSHDQKRNDSKVSDEKNDDDNGIHVQEASLIEL; encoded by the coding sequence ATGTCAAGGTGGTGGAACTCGAATTCGGAATTTGCGGTAGACGTAGAGAAGGCTACTTCAGAAACGCTTCCGGCTGGAGCTGAAGAAATTGCTTTAAATTTGGATATTTCTGACAAAATTCGAAGCAAGTCAATTGACGCTAAAGCAGCCATGCGTATTCTAAAATCACGAATTGATCATTCCAATCCAAACGTTCAGCTGTTGGCACTAAAGCTTTGTGATACATGCTTAAAAAACGGCGGCTCctcttttgtaaatgaaGTCGCTTCCAGAGAATTTATGGATAATTTGGTCTCCATCCTTCGCTCCCCATCCGGAGTCGATGAAGAAGTCGAACGGGCTATTCTTTTCTACATACAGTCTTGGGCACTTGCAGTCCCTGAGAAAAATTTTAGCATGCGGTACATCGTGGACGTATACGAGCAACTACAAGAAGATAAGTATTCGTTTCCCGAGCCGCCGCAAGCTATTTCCAGTAGCTTTCTCGATACGTCTACCCCTCCGGAATGGACCGATAGTCAAGTGTGTTTGCGGTGCCGTACTACTTTTACCTTcacaaatagaaaacatCATTGCAGAAACTGTGGTGGTATCTTCTGCAATGAATGTTCTTCAAAGACAGTGGTCTTACCCCAGCTTGGTATAAATGTTCCTGTCCGGGTTTGCgaatcttgtttttctttgaagaataGGCCTACTGAACAAGCAAAGCCTTCAAGGGAAAGAGGTTCAAACGTTGATCGCGAAGGTGTATCTCGCAAGTCAAAGAAATCCCAGCCCAAGACGCAGTCTTCTGCGCCgaacaaagaagatgaagatttaAAGAGAGCTATTCAGCTATCTCTAAAAGAATCAGAAACAAATCCAGGAAGATCTTCCGCTTTCGAAACGAAACCTCCAAAAACAGACTCCTATGTCCGTGGCCCTccagaagatgaagatgaagaattaaaacGAGCCATAGAAATTAGCCTTCAGGAAGCAAAAGCTACAAACGttccaaaacaacaaaaagaggTTAATATTCCTTCACAAACAAACAGTCTACCATACAGTTATCCTACTATACCTTCCCACACCGTTTCTACCACTTTACGTGGCTCCCCATTCACTTCCCCAAGTAAGCCTCAAGGATCTACCACGATGATCTCCAATGCCGACGCTGACAATATTACACTATATGCTACACTCGtggaaaaattgaagaagtcTCCTCCCGGTTCAATTTTTACGGAATATCAATTACAAGAGTTACATGAGAATATGGGTTATATGAGAACAACGATGATGAGGTCTTTAGGCGAAACTATAAGCAAATACAACAAACTGCTGCAggcttttcaaaagcttcaaacGTGCATGCGCTTAAACGACGCTCTGCTCGACCAAAGGCTTTCATCCGCTTATCGCCTTCATCCTTCTGGTCCTTCCTTTGACCTACCTCAAAGTATACTGAGTTCTTCTAGGAATGAGGTACCTTTCAAGGCTGATCAGTCAATACCCTGTCCTCTTCCTCAAAATCCTTCAGTACCAAAGACAGTTGTGGATGAAGATGCGCCAAAGGATATATCAAATGAAACAAGAACGTCTGTACCATCTCCTGAACCAATTTCTAATTACTACGAGTTAGATACTGATGTTCCGACGGAGAAGATGGAGAACATAAAATTACATGAACCAAAGCAAGAGGAAAACAATGGACATGAAAACATTGATGATGCTATCAACTATTATAATGTTGAACCAGTTGATTCTTTTGAGGATGACATTACTTCCCATGATCAAAAACGGAATGATAGCAAAGTTTCTGACGAAAAAAACGATGATGATAATGGAATACATGTTCAAGAAGCAAGCCTGATTGAACTGTAA